The nucleotide window GTCGACAACGGCAAGCCACCCAGCCTGTGGCAGATCAACGGCAAAGCCTGGGATATCACCGACAAGACCTGCGCCGACCGGCCGATTGCCACGTTGAAAAAGGGCAAGAGCTATATTTTCGAATTGAAGAACATGACCCAATACCAGCATCCGGTCCATTTGCACGGGATGAGCTTCAAGGTGATCGCGTCCAACCGCCACAAGGTCATTCCGTATTTCACCGACACCTACCTGCTGGGCAAGAACGAGCGAGCCCAGGTAGCGCTGGTGGCGGATAACCCGGGTGTGTGGATGTTCCACTGCCATGTGATCGACCACATGGAAACCGGCCTGATGGCCGCCATCGAGGTGGTGTGATGCGCCAGATTCGTCCCGCCCGGATCATCGACCGCAGCCGCGACCAGGACTTCATGCGCGAAGCCCTGGCGCTGGCCGCGCAAGGGGCGGCCCTGGGCGAGGTGCCAGTGGGCGCGGTGTTGGTGCAGGACGGCGAGATCATCGGGCGCGGCTTCAACTGCCCGATCAGCGGCCACGACCCCAGCGCCCACGCGGAGATGGTCGCCATCCGCGCCGCCGCCCAGGCCGTGAGCAATTATCGCCTGCCCGGCAGCACCCTCTATGTGACGCTCGAACCGTGCAGCATGTGCGCCGGCCTGATCGTTCACTCCCGCATCGCCCGGGTCGTCTACGGCGCCTTGGAGCCCAAGGCCGGCATCGTGCAGAGCCAGGGGCAGTTTTTCAGTCAGGCGTTCCTGAACCATCGGGTGATGTTCGAGGGCGGGGTGTTGGCGGAAGAATGCAGCACGATGCTGAGCGAGTTCTTCAAGGCGCGCAGGGCCAAACCCCAGGACTGAACGCCCACCACCTTGTGGGAGCGAGCCTGCTCGCGATAGCGGAGTGTCAGTTAACATACCTTTGACTGATTCACCGCTATCGCGAGCAGGCTCGCTCCCACAGGAACGGGGTTGTTTGATCTATTTATTTACGCGCCACAATCACCGCTCGCATCGGCGCCGGCAAGCCTTCGATGGTCTTGCTGTGGTCGTCGGGATCGAGAAAATCGCTCAGCGACTGATACTTCATCCACTCCGTGCTGCGTTGTTCTTCCACGGTGGTCAGGCTCACGTCCACGCAGCGCACATCGCTGAAACCGGCACGGCGCAGCCAGCGTTCCAGGGCCGGCACCGAAGGCAGGAACCACACGTTGCGCATCTGTGCGTAACGGTCCTCGGGCACCAGTACCTGATGCTCGTCGCCCTCGATCACCAGGGTTTCCAGTACCAGCTCACCACCCTTGACCAGGCAGTCCTTGAGGGCCAGCAAGTGCTCGATAGGGGAGCGGCGGTGGTAGAACACGCCCATGGAAAAAACCGTGTCGAAGCCTTCCAGGTCCGGCGGCAGGTCTTCGAACGGGAACGGCAGGTGCCAGGCATTGGGCTGCGACAGGTAGCGTTGCACCGCCTGGAACTGGCAGAAGAACAGCCAGTTGGGGTCGACGCCGATTACCGTGTCGGCCCCGGCGCCGAGCATCCGCCACATGTAGTAACCGTTGCCGCAGCCCACGTCGAGGATGCGCTTGCCCTTGAGATCCAGGTGCGGCGCCACCCGCGACCACTTCCAGTCCGAGCGCCATTCGGTGTCCACGTGCACGCCAAACAGATCGAACGGCCCCTTGCGCCACGGCGACAAGCCCATCAGCGCGGTGCGCATTTGTGCGCGGGTTTCGTCGCTGCAATCGGTGTCGAGGGTCAGCCCGTTCAACAGGTCGATTTCGCTCGGCTGCAGCACTGGCAAGGCGTCAAGGGCGCTCTGCCAGCGTTCCAGGTCACCATGGCCCTTTTCCATTTTGGTGTCGAGTTGCGCTTGCAGCGTCGCGGCCCAATCGGCCAGGGGCGTGCCGGCCAGGCGGCGGGCGAGGGGGGACAGATCAATCATGGCAGGGCAATCAACGAGGCGAAGTTAAGACACTGGAACCACGGCACGACTTTCGAGAACCCGGCCGCCAGCAGGCGTTCGCGGTGTTCTTCGAGGCTGTCGGGCTTCATGACGTTTTCGATGGCACTGCGTTTCTGGGCAATCTCCAGCTCGCTGTAGCCATTGGCGCGCTTGAATGCGACGTGCAGGTCGGTGAGCAGCGCATGCTCCTGTGCATCGTTGAAGCGCAGCTTTTCCGACAGGATCAGGGCACCGCCGGGCAGCAGGGATTGGCGAATGCGGCCCAACAAGGCCGTGCGCTGATCGGGTGCGATGAATTGCAGGGTGAAGTTCAGCGCCACCACCGAGGCCGGCTGGAATTCAAGGGCCAGGATGTCGCCCTCGATCACTTCCACTGGTAGCAGCTCCTGGAACATCGAGTCCTGGCCGTTGAGATATTCGCGGCAGCGCTCGACCATCGCCGCAGAGTTATCCACAGCGATCACCCGGCAACCGTCGGTGCGCACATGGCGACGCAGCGCTTGGGTCACCGCACCCAGGGAAGAACCCAGGTCATAGAGCACGCTGCCCGGCTGGGCAAATTGCGCGGCGAGCACGCCGAGGTTTTCGACAATGGTCGGGTAACCCGGCACCGAGCGCTTGATCATGTCCGGGAACACCCGCACCACGTCCTCGTTGAAGGCGAAGTCAGGCACTTGGGCCAAGGGTTGGGCGAATAGGCGATCAGGGTCGTTGCTCACGGCGGTTCCAGCGGCAGGGTGAAAAGGCGGGCATTTTAGCCAATTAATGCGCCAAAGCGTGATCTTTGATCGATGCGCTGACCCGCCCTCATGCTGGTCGGTTTCACGGTGGGCTGCGGCAGTCCGATGGAGGTGAACAGCAACGCAACTTCCAGGCACATTTTGTTTAGCGGTGTTTTCGATTCGTTTCTTGCTGAATAAAGTTGCGTTGATATAAAAAGCGCAACTTCAAAAGCGCCTGCTGATGTGCATGCAACTGCAAGGAGCGGCTGAGCTTAAATAATTTATCAGGGAAGTTATAAATGTTTGTACAAGAGAAGAAAGCAGCTGGGCGAATGCACATTTTTATATTTGTAACAATCGCGACGGTTGCATTTCCAGTCGCTGCTGACAGCGCGGGGCGCTTGTACACAGATGAGAAAGTTATTCTAGGTATCAATGCAGGTGTTCTGAGCGGTCAGACCCACGAACGGGTGTACGAACCCGAGGAAGGTGGGAGGAAGGTCAGCCAGCTCGACTGGAAGTACAACAATGCTGCGGTCATCAAGGGCTCCCTCGATTGGAACGTGCGACCTTGGCTCTCACTGGGAGCGTCGGGCTGGACGACTATCGGCAGCACGAACGGTTACATGAATGACGATGATTGGGTCGACGCCTCCCAGAGCCAATGGACAGACCGCGCCGTCCACCCCGACACAACCCTGAGGCATGCCAACGAATTCGATCTCAATCTCAAGGGCTGGTTATTGAACGAACCTGCTTATCGCTTGGGTCTGATGGCTGGGTACCAGGAGCGCCGCTTCAGCTTCATTGCCAAGGGGGGATCCTTTAGCTACAACAAAGGTGCATACACTGGCGAGTTTCCAGCGGATGTAACGATAACGGGCTACAAACAGCACTTTAAAACCCCGTATGTGGGGTTGGTTGGCAATTATCGATACAAGCGTTTCGATATGGAAGGGGCGTTCAAGTACAGTCGCTGGGCTTCTGCCACTGATATTGATGAGCACTACCTGGCCGATAAGACCTTTGTCGGCAAAATAAAGCACCAACAATATTATTCGTTGGGAGGAAAGTTGGGCTATGACATGACCGTCAACACGAACGTTTTCGTGGAGAGCACGTGGAGTCGCACCCGGAATAAAAAAGGCAACGTCACCATCAAGAATCGTTCCGATAACTACCGCGACAGCTACGTCGACTCCGCAGGTATCGAAAGCGCCAGCGTCATGACGACCATCGGGCTGAAACACGCTTTCTGAACAGGACGCGCCGCGGGGTACAGCCAGCCATCCCCATCAGCGCGAAGACAGCCGGGCCCATCTTCAATTCACTGCAATGGCACAGTCGAAGGTTTCCACGGGAGGCACTTCGGGGGCCCAGGGCTGTTGATAAGTCAGGCGCAACCGGCCGGTACCGGCGGCGAATGCCTGGAAGCGCCAGGTCGACACGCCAGCGGCACCGACGATGCCGGCATCTTCCGGATTGCGGTAGACCTCGGGGCCCAGTGCTTTCAACACGCCGCCCGCCGAGTCCTGGATCGCCCAGCGGTAACCGGTGGTGGGGTTGCTGGGCAAGCTGAGGATCATGTTCTGCCCGTTGTTGAGCCGCACCGGACATTCGCTGAGTTTTTCCACGGTCACGTTGTTTTTCGGTTGCGTGGCGCAAGCGCTCAGCAGGGCAAGGCTGACGGGGACGAGCAGGCGGGTGAGGGACATGGGGGCTCCGGCATTCACGACGAATGGTGAGCATAACCGAAGATGCTACGGGGTGTGTCAGATGAGGCCCCATCGCGAGCAGGCTCGCTCCCACAGTGGTTTTATGTTGGTCACCGAATTCGTGTTCAACAAGTAACCCTGTGGGAGCGAGCCTGCTCGCGATGGGGCCATGAAAGGCGTTAAATGAATCTCAGAACAACACCTTCGCCACATCCGCAAAGCGCTTGGCGAAGTGCACTGTGACGCCTTCCTTCAGGTAGTCCGGCAGCTCTTCGAAGTTGCCCCGGTTGGCTTCCGGCAGGATCAGTTCGAGGATTTTCTGCCGGCGCGCCGCGATGACCTTTTCACGCACCCCGCCAATGGGCAGCACATGCCCGGTGAGGGTCAGTTCGCCGGTCATGGCGACCCCTTTCTTCGGTGGCTGGTTACGAGCCAGGGACAGCAGGGCGCTGGCCATAGTCACCCCGGCGCTTGGACCGTCCTTGGGCGTGGCGCCTTCGGGCACGTGCAGGTGGACGAAGGCTTCGTCGAAGAACTTCGGATCGCCGCCGAACAGCTTCAGATGCGAACTGACGTAGCTGTGGGCGATTTCCGCCGATTCCTTCATCACGTCGCCCAGTTGCCCGGTGAGCTTGAAGCCGCGATTGTGGGTGTGGATGCGCGTTGCTTCGATCGGCAGGGTCGCACCGCCCATGCTGGTCCAGGCCAGGCCGGTAATCACGCCGATGCCGGACAGCACCTGCTCGTTGCGGAACACCGGTTTGCCCAGGGACGCCTCAAGGTCTTTCGGCCCGAGCCTGATCACCGCCTTTGGCTCATCGATCAGCTTCATCACCGCCTTGCGTACCAGTTTGCCCAGTTGCTTCTCCAGCTGTCGTACCCCGGCTTCGCGGGCGTAGCCGTCGATCAACGCCTTCAAGGCACCGTCGCTGATGCTCAGGCTGCCCTTGGACACCCCGGCCTTGGCCAGTTGCTTGGGCCACAGGTGACGCTTGGCGATGGCGACTTTTTCTTCGGTGATGTAACCCGACAGGCGAATCACTTCCATCCGGTCCAGCAGCGGGCCGGGGATCGAATCCAGGGTGTTGGCGGTGCACACGAAGAGCACTTTGGACAGGTCCAGGCGCATGTCCAGGTAGTGATCGAGAAACTCGACGTTCTGCTCCGGGTCGAGGGTCTCCAGCAAGGCCGAGGCCGGGTCGCCCTGGTAGCTCTGGCCCATCTTGTCGATCTCGTCGAGCATGATCACCGGGTTCATCACTTCGACGTCTTTGAGCGCCTGCACCAGTTTGCCCGGCTGGGCACCGATGTAGGTACGCCGATGCCCCTTGATCTCGGCTTCGTCGCGCATGCCGCCGACGCTGAAACGGTAGAACGGCCGGCCAAGGGATTCGGCAATGGACTTGCCCACGCTGGTCTTGCCCACGCCCGGCGGGCCCACAAGCAGCACGATAGAGCCGCTGATCTCGCCTTTGTAGGCTCCGACGGCGAGGAATTCGAGGATACGGTCCTTGATGTCGTCCAGGCCGGCGTGATGCTGGTCGAGCACCTTGCGCGCGTGCTTGAGGTCGAGTTTGTCCTGGCCGTATACGCCCCACGGCACTGAGGTCGCCCAGTCGAGGTAGTTG belongs to Pseudomonas sp. B21-028 and includes:
- the tadA gene encoding tRNA adenosine(34) deaminase TadA translates to MRQIRPARIIDRSRDQDFMREALALAAQGAALGEVPVGAVLVQDGEIIGRGFNCPISGHDPSAHAEMVAIRAAAQAVSNYRLPGSTLYVTLEPCSMCAGLIVHSRIARVVYGALEPKAGIVQSQGQFFSQAFLNHRVMFEGGVLAEECSTMLSEFFKARRAKPQD
- the cmoB gene encoding tRNA 5-methoxyuridine(34)/uridine 5-oxyacetic acid(34) synthase CmoB — protein: MIDLSPLARRLAGTPLADWAATLQAQLDTKMEKGHGDLERWQSALDALPVLQPSEIDLLNGLTLDTDCSDETRAQMRTALMGLSPWRKGPFDLFGVHVDTEWRSDWKWSRVAPHLDLKGKRILDVGCGNGYYMWRMLGAGADTVIGVDPNWLFFCQFQAVQRYLSQPNAWHLPFPFEDLPPDLEGFDTVFSMGVFYHRRSPIEHLLALKDCLVKGGELVLETLVIEGDEHQVLVPEDRYAQMRNVWFLPSVPALERWLRRAGFSDVRCVDVSLTTVEEQRSTEWMKYQSLSDFLDPDDHSKTIEGLPAPMRAVIVARK
- the cmoA gene encoding carboxy-S-adenosyl-L-methionine synthase CmoA, with product MSNDPDRLFAQPLAQVPDFAFNEDVVRVFPDMIKRSVPGYPTIVENLGVLAAQFAQPGSVLYDLGSSLGAVTQALRRHVRTDGCRVIAVDNSAAMVERCREYLNGQDSMFQELLPVEVIEGDILALEFQPASVVALNFTLQFIAPDQRTALLGRIRQSLLPGGALILSEKLRFNDAQEHALLTDLHVAFKRANGYSELEIAQKRSAIENVMKPDSLEEHRERLLAAGFSKVVPWFQCLNFASLIALP
- a CDS encoding omptin family outer membrane protease encodes the protein MFVQEKKAAGRMHIFIFVTIATVAFPVAADSAGRLYTDEKVILGINAGVLSGQTHERVYEPEEGGRKVSQLDWKYNNAAVIKGSLDWNVRPWLSLGASGWTTIGSTNGYMNDDDWVDASQSQWTDRAVHPDTTLRHANEFDLNLKGWLLNEPAYRLGLMAGYQERRFSFIAKGGSFSYNKGAYTGEFPADVTITGYKQHFKTPYVGLVGNYRYKRFDMEGAFKYSRWASATDIDEHYLADKTFVGKIKHQQYYSLGGKLGYDMTVNTNVFVESTWSRTRNKKGNVTIKNRSDNYRDSYVDSAGIESASVMTTIGLKHAF
- a CDS encoding protease inhibitor I42 family protein, with protein sequence MSLTRLLVPVSLALLSACATQPKNNVTVEKLSECPVRLNNGQNMILSLPSNPTTGYRWAIQDSAGGVLKALGPEVYRNPEDAGIVGAAGVSTWRFQAFAAGTGRLRLTYQQPWAPEVPPVETFDCAIAVN
- the lon gene encoding endopeptidase La: MSDQHSTEATNEYADSEHIEHTVSGTGLALPGQNLPDKVYIIPIHNRPFFPAQVLPVIVNEEPWAETLELVAKSEHHSLALFFMDTPQEDPRHFDTSALPLYGTLVKVHHASREAGKLQFVAQGLTRVRIRTWLKHHRPPYLVEVEYPHQPSEPTDEVKAYGMALINAIKELLPLNPLYSEELKNYLNRFSPNDPSPLTDFAAALTSATGNELQEVLDCVPMLKRMEKVLPMLRKEVEVARLQKEISAEVNSKIGEHQRQFFLKEQLKVIQQELGLTKDDRSADLEQFEQRLEGKALPAQAQKRIEEEMNKLSILETGSPEYAVTRNYLDWATSVPWGVYGQDKLDLKHARKVLDQHHAGLDDIKDRILEFLAVGAYKGEISGSIVLLVGPPGVGKTSVGKSIAESLGRPFYRFSVGGMRDEAEIKGHRRTYIGAQPGKLVQALKDVEVMNPVIMLDEIDKMGQSYQGDPASALLETLDPEQNVEFLDHYLDMRLDLSKVLFVCTANTLDSIPGPLLDRMEVIRLSGYITEEKVAIAKRHLWPKQLAKAGVSKGSLSISDGALKALIDGYAREAGVRQLEKQLGKLVRKAVMKLIDEPKAVIRLGPKDLEASLGKPVFRNEQVLSGIGVITGLAWTSMGGATLPIEATRIHTHNRGFKLTGQLGDVMKESAEIAHSYVSSHLKLFGGDPKFFDEAFVHLHVPEGATPKDGPSAGVTMASALLSLARNQPPKKGVAMTGELTLTGHVLPIGGVREKVIAARRQKILELILPEANRGNFEELPDYLKEGVTVHFAKRFADVAKVLF